One region of Vibrio sp. FE10 genomic DNA includes:
- the manA gene encoding mannose-6-phosphate isomerase, class I: MSDFSLANDSFVQRFFYPMTNVIQNYAWGSPSSFSQLFGIDNQSGEPQAEIWMGAHPNGCSMVTDNGQQTTLSNLISKNLNLFLSEKVASRFGELPYLFKVLAAEKALSVQVHPNKQQAESGYALEEQQGIPMTAGNRNYKDANHKPELVYALTDYTAMNGFRSINEILEHFHYLDIPELHSMVNDLAGDQTPNGLACFFESLLSLEGEQKGMALTMLIMKAKLSDKRVFQLISELEDQYPGDVGLFAPLLLNVITLKPGQAMYLDAETPHAYIKGTGLEIMANSDNVLRAGLTPKYMDVNELVSCTRFNEKPADRLLLSPIEQGDVMEYQIPVEDFKFSIVQNSQKRQITTEGAEILLPLDESMVLTHQCGETCVIEKGQSVFIPAYAESYKLDCVGRVARAYS; this comes from the coding sequence ATGTCTGATTTTTCTTTAGCGAACGACTCGTTCGTACAACGCTTTTTCTACCCTATGACCAACGTGATTCAAAACTACGCATGGGGTAGCCCTTCTTCGTTTAGCCAACTGTTTGGTATTGATAACCAATCTGGTGAGCCGCAAGCGGAGATCTGGATGGGCGCTCATCCTAATGGTTGCTCAATGGTGACTGATAACGGGCAACAAACCACTCTATCGAACCTGATTTCTAAGAACCTAAACTTGTTTTTAAGCGAGAAAGTGGCGAGTCGCTTTGGTGAGCTGCCGTATCTGTTCAAGGTATTGGCGGCTGAGAAAGCGCTCTCTGTTCAGGTACATCCAAACAAACAGCAAGCCGAATCTGGCTATGCTCTTGAAGAGCAGCAAGGCATTCCGATGACAGCTGGCAATCGTAACTACAAGGATGCCAACCACAAGCCAGAACTGGTGTATGCCCTAACCGACTACACCGCGATGAATGGTTTTAGATCAATCAACGAGATCCTTGAGCACTTCCACTACCTCGATATTCCAGAGCTGCATTCGATGGTCAATGACCTAGCGGGCGATCAAACCCCTAATGGATTAGCGTGCTTTTTTGAGAGCTTACTGTCTTTAGAAGGCGAACAAAAAGGAATGGCGCTTACCATGTTGATCATGAAGGCCAAGCTTTCTGATAAGCGTGTATTCCAATTGATTTCAGAACTGGAAGATCAATACCCAGGTGATGTCGGCCTGTTCGCTCCGCTACTATTGAATGTGATTACCCTAAAGCCTGGGCAAGCGATGTATTTAGATGCGGAGACACCCCACGCTTACATCAAAGGGACGGGCTTAGAAATCATGGCGAACTCAGACAACGTGTTGCGTGCCGGGTTAACGCCTAAGTACATGGACGTGAATGAGCTGGTATCTTGTACTCGGTTTAATGAAAAGCCTGCGGATAGATTACTGCTCAGCCCGATTGAGCAAGGTGATGTAATGGAATACCAAATTCCAGTTGAGGACTTTAAGTTCTCTATCGTGCAAAACTCACAGAAACGACAGATCACAACCGAAGGCGCCGAGATCCTATTGCCGCTCGACGAATCTATGGTGCTCACTCACCAATGTGGTGAAACCTGCGTAATTGAGAAAGGCCAATCCGTATTCATTCCGGCTTATGCTGAGAGTTACAAACTGGATTGCGTTGGACGCGTAGCGCGCGCTTACAGCTAG
- a CDS encoding PTS sugar transporter subunit IIA, with protein MITQLTNVNLINNNLQANNKKELFEELAGMLFENNRISNKEAFLADIEIRESQSITSMDGIAYPHSKSKAVTEPAIAVGVKREGIEYGDEDGINPTVFFMIASPDNGADHHIYVLQELFGKFSDEFIQYIHNAKDEQQILNILINS; from the coding sequence ATGATCACACAGCTAACCAACGTCAACTTAATTAATAACAACCTTCAAGCGAATAATAAAAAAGAACTGTTTGAAGAATTGGCAGGCATGTTATTTGAGAACAACCGAATCAGTAATAAAGAAGCCTTCTTGGCAGACATTGAAATTCGTGAATCTCAAAGCATCACCTCAATGGATGGCATCGCTTACCCGCACTCAAAAAGCAAGGCTGTAACTGAGCCGGCAATTGCGGTCGGTGTTAAGCGTGAAGGCATTGAGTATGGCGATGAAGACGGCATTAACCCAACCGTATTTTTTATGATTGCCTCTCCGGATAACGGTGCTGACCATCATATTTATGTACTACAAGAACTATTTGGAAAATTCAGCGATGAATTTATTCAATATATCCATAACGCAAAAGACGAACAACAGATCCTTAATATTTTAATTAATTCATAA
- a CDS encoding fructose-specific PTS transporter subunit EIIC — protein MSTLTTQATNTNNKNSSSDFKKILSTMKGHLLFGTSHMLPFIVAGGVLLALAVMASGKGAVPADGLLADISNIGIKGLVLFPIILGGFIGYSIADKPALAPAMISSGIMADMGGGFLGCIVAGFIAGGVVFQLKKIPLSANMTALGAYFIYPLLGTLISAGIVLWGIGEPIKLFMSSMNEFLASMAGASKMVLGTILGGMTAFDMGGPINKVATLFAQTQVDTQPWLMGGVGIAICTPPLGMALATFLFKNKFSKQEQEAGKAAAIMGSIGISEGAIPFAANDPMRVLPSIVAGGIVGCVFGFMTDVLLHAPWGGLITAPVSSNIPMYVVGIALGSLTTAVIVGFWKPVAVETEEDMLEAAPVQAQSAPEAGEGEYDIVAVTCCPSGVAHTFMAAKALEKAGLAAGLKIKVETQGQNGIQNRITDLDVANARLVILAHDIQVKDAHRFANANVIECSTKEAMKKAATMVAI, from the coding sequence ATGAGCACCCTAACAACTCAAGCTACGAATACCAATAATAAAAATAGTAGTAGCGACTTTAAAAAAATCCTTAGTACCATGAAAGGCCACCTGCTTTTCGGAACCTCACACATGCTGCCTTTCATCGTAGCCGGTGGTGTTCTACTGGCTTTAGCGGTCATGGCATCTGGCAAAGGTGCAGTACCAGCAGACGGTTTGCTGGCAGACATCTCTAATATCGGTATCAAAGGCCTTGTTCTTTTCCCAATCATTCTTGGCGGCTTTATTGGTTACTCAATTGCAGATAAACCAGCGCTAGCGCCAGCGATGATCTCTTCTGGCATCATGGCTGACATGGGCGGCGGCTTCCTTGGTTGTATCGTGGCAGGCTTTATCGCCGGTGGCGTGGTGTTCCAACTTAAGAAGATCCCGCTTTCTGCGAACATGACGGCGCTGGGTGCTTACTTCATCTACCCGCTTCTAGGCACGTTAATCTCTGCAGGTATCGTTCTTTGGGGCATCGGTGAGCCAATCAAACTGTTCATGTCTTCTATGAACGAGTTCTTAGCTTCAATGGCTGGCGCATCTAAGATGGTTCTGGGCACAATCCTTGGCGGTATGACTGCGTTTGATATGGGCGGCCCTATCAACAAAGTAGCGACCCTATTTGCTCAAACTCAAGTAGACACACAACCATGGCTAATGGGTGGCGTAGGCATCGCGATTTGTACACCTCCTCTAGGTATGGCTCTGGCGACTTTCCTATTCAAAAACAAGTTCTCGAAACAAGAGCAAGAGGCAGGTAAAGCGGCAGCAATCATGGGTTCTATTGGTATCTCTGAAGGTGCTATTCCGTTCGCAGCGAACGACCCAATGCGCGTACTTCCTTCAATCGTTGCCGGAGGTATCGTGGGTTGTGTGTTTGGCTTCATGACAGACGTTCTACTACACGCACCTTGGGGCGGCCTAATCACTGCGCCAGTATCAAGCAACATTCCAATGTACGTCGTCGGTATTGCGCTTGGCTCACTAACTACAGCGGTTATCGTTGGCTTCTGGAAACCAGTCGCGGTTGAAACAGAAGAAGACATGCTTGAAGCAGCGCCAGTACAAGCTCAATCGGCTCCTGAAGCAGGTGAAGGCGAGTACGACATCGTAGCAGTAACATGTTGCCCATCTGGCGTTGCACACACCTTCATGGCAGCGAAAGCACTAGAGAAAGCAGGCTTGGCAGCAGGCCTTAAGATTAAGGTAGAAACACAAGGTCAAAACGGTATTCAGAACCGCATCACCGACCTAGATGTGGCGAACGCAAGACTGGTTATCTTGGCTCACGATATTCAAGTGAAAGACGCACACCGCTTTGCTAATGCGAACGTGATTGAGTGTTCAACTAAGGAAGCAATGAAGAAAGCTGCGACTATGGTGGCTATCTAA
- a CDS encoding ABC transporter ATP-binding protein, giving the protein MAEVTLRGVEKTYPNGFKAVHGVDLNIREGEFMVFVGPSGCAKSTTLRMIAGLEDISEGDVYIGDKRVNELPPKDRGISMVFQNYALYPHMSVYENMAFGLKQQKLPKHEINERIEDAAKTLDIEHLLNNKPGEMSGGQRQRVALGRAMVRKPDVFLFDEPLSNLDAKLRVSTRVSIAQLHNNLKQEGQNATMIYVTHDQVEAMTLGDRICVLNQGEIMQVDTPMNLYQYPANKFVAGFIGSPAMNLIKVRVDEIDGVMNVVSESGARWTLPQDKQAIAREKVGEWLWFGVRPEHIQLANHDAPLSEVNTQTHRLDVVESMGNELYLYFKLGADKLVARVPFDADRIANSGEETALHFNTLQCHLFDLGTEETLVPQG; this is encoded by the coding sequence ATGGCTGAAGTCACACTGAGAGGGGTAGAAAAAACCTACCCAAATGGTTTTAAGGCCGTGCACGGTGTCGATCTTAATATTCGCGAAGGTGAGTTTATGGTGTTTGTTGGGCCGTCTGGCTGCGCAAAATCCACCACGCTTCGAATGATCGCTGGCCTTGAAGATATCTCAGAAGGCGATGTCTACATTGGCGATAAGCGTGTGAACGAGCTGCCACCTAAAGATCGCGGCATCTCGATGGTGTTTCAGAACTACGCGCTTTATCCGCACATGTCGGTGTATGAAAATATGGCTTTTGGCCTTAAGCAACAAAAGCTGCCAAAGCATGAAATCAATGAACGTATTGAAGACGCAGCCAAGACGTTGGATATCGAGCATCTGCTAAATAACAAGCCGGGTGAAATGTCTGGGGGTCAAAGGCAGCGTGTGGCTCTAGGTCGTGCCATGGTGCGTAAGCCAGATGTGTTTTTGTTTGATGAGCCTTTGTCTAACTTGGATGCAAAGCTGCGTGTTTCGACTCGTGTCAGTATTGCGCAGCTGCACAACAATCTGAAGCAAGAAGGGCAAAACGCCACCATGATCTACGTGACACACGATCAGGTGGAAGCGATGACTCTTGGCGATCGTATCTGTGTATTGAATCAAGGTGAGATCATGCAAGTTGATACGCCGATGAATCTTTATCAGTACCCAGCCAATAAGTTTGTCGCAGGCTTTATTGGTTCGCCAGCCATGAATCTTATCAAGGTTAGGGTGGATGAGATTGACGGTGTGATGAACGTGGTATCAGAAAGTGGAGCACGCTGGACGCTGCCACAAGACAAGCAGGCTATCGCCCGTGAAAAAGTAGGAGAGTGGTTGTGGTTTGGTGTTCGCCCTGAACATATTCAACTCGCTAATCACGATGCGCCGCTGTCGGAAGTGAATACTCAAACGCACAGGCTAGATGTTGTCGAGTCTATGGGTAATGAACTGTATCTCTATTTCAAACTCGGAGCAGACAAGCTGGTGGCACGTGTCCCTTTCGATGCAGACCGAATTGCAAACAGCGGAGAAGAGACAGCACTTCACTTTAATACGCTACAGTGTCACTTGTTTGATTTGGGAACCGAAGAGACCCTTGTTCCTCAAGGCTGA
- a CDS encoding HAD family hydrolase — MKFKAMLFDKDGTLLEFHKMWLNVSRGACERVKSFTDQHQGNQTVTPVELLLAIGVEGDVVDNYGLLASNPVEDTATAWFNMLQPDVSLAEFTKVTKAAFNDEVEENPSWIEALPGVPEKLGLFKQQGMILGIATADTKDSTIYTLEQSGLSEMFDYVGYSDGDIEPKPAPALLNAFCEKCGIEPHEVIMFGDTVSDMEFGRNAGASNVGVLTGTAQHSELEPVADLVIASVAHFEFNQLQERG, encoded by the coding sequence ATGAAGTTTAAGGCGATGTTATTTGATAAAGACGGCACATTGTTAGAGTTCCACAAGATGTGGCTCAACGTTTCTCGTGGTGCTTGTGAGCGTGTGAAATCCTTCACTGACCAACATCAAGGTAATCAAACTGTCACACCTGTTGAGTTACTCTTAGCCATTGGCGTGGAAGGTGATGTGGTTGATAACTATGGACTATTAGCCTCAAACCCAGTGGAAGATACCGCGACAGCGTGGTTCAACATGCTGCAACCTGATGTCTCGCTCGCTGAGTTTACTAAGGTGACCAAAGCGGCTTTCAATGACGAAGTGGAAGAGAATCCAAGTTGGATTGAAGCCCTACCGGGTGTGCCCGAAAAGCTCGGTCTGTTCAAGCAACAAGGCATGATTTTAGGCATCGCGACTGCTGATACCAAAGACTCAACCATCTACACGCTAGAGCAATCGGGGTTGAGCGAGATGTTCGATTATGTCGGTTACTCCGATGGCGATATCGAACCTAAACCAGCGCCCGCACTGCTCAATGCATTCTGTGAAAAGTGCGGCATTGAGCCACACGAAGTGATCATGTTTGGTGACACGGTTTCAGATATGGAATTTGGCCGTAACGCAGGCGCAAGCAATGTTGGCGTGCTGACTGGCACTGCGCAACACAGCGAGTTAGAACCTGTGGCGGATCTGGTTATCGCATCGGTCGCGCATTTTGAGTTCAATCAACTGCAAGAACGTGGTTAA
- a CDS encoding CehA/McbA family metallohydrolase, giving the protein MTQFQGELPFGRVRIPFDVPAGSHCVTITGTTVKKGFLYAAAYDANQAFRGKVLFEKAHKSLTIQPQNSGLGAIDGAIPSGEWFLELYNLEGEFRTERAMQYQVDMLCSDELVNHSNELGTDGIESELELNPTVTVDHDIEFDYSHMLSSDSRWYRGDLHAHTQLSDGHNTLAAAKDIVESQGLDFFFFTEHNICQPKLPVSNQCLFLPALEVTTDLGHFNVHGPVKSLDLRDVEHSSQATMEAGLSLARSGHNGGHSSLGINHPMMKPWHWHYDQVDLSQVSTFEVCCDPTWSTSPKATEEALLVLNEMWSCGQRITAIGGSDSHLEPHERNPKANEPSIYGDPSTFVYSHGLSGEGILSGLRNGQVYLERRCGLKFDINLGDLLPGNDSQGQPLTYRIAVSDSENPYYAECVVDGEIVERIALSDELQSIHVDEGYRWCRVDIRRGELSLALINSTQPASDEREFEGCINAVFDGKQPEFNQPLVRTWGELMERVSRDEV; this is encoded by the coding sequence ATGACCCAATTTCAAGGTGAGCTGCCGTTTGGCAGAGTACGTATCCCCTTTGATGTGCCAGCCGGTTCTCACTGCGTAACGATTACCGGCACAACGGTGAAAAAAGGATTCTTATACGCGGCGGCGTATGATGCCAACCAAGCATTTCGTGGCAAAGTGTTGTTTGAAAAGGCGCACAAGTCACTCACTATCCAACCGCAAAATTCTGGCCTAGGCGCGATTGATGGCGCGATTCCATCGGGCGAGTGGTTCTTAGAACTTTATAACCTTGAAGGTGAGTTTCGCACCGAGCGCGCGATGCAGTATCAAGTCGATATGCTTTGCTCTGATGAGTTAGTTAATCATTCTAATGAGCTAGGCACTGACGGAATTGAGAGTGAGCTAGAACTGAACCCAACGGTAACAGTTGATCACGATATCGAGTTTGATTACAGCCACATGCTGAGTTCTGATTCCCGCTGGTATCGTGGCGATTTACACGCTCACACTCAGCTTTCTGATGGTCACAATACCTTGGCAGCGGCTAAAGACATTGTGGAATCACAAGGACTCGATTTCTTCTTCTTCACTGAGCACAACATCTGCCAACCTAAATTGCCCGTATCAAACCAGTGCTTGTTCTTACCCGCGTTAGAAGTCACGACAGATCTCGGGCACTTCAACGTGCATGGCCCGGTTAAGTCTTTGGACCTTAGAGACGTTGAACACAGCAGCCAAGCGACCATGGAAGCGGGATTGAGCTTAGCTAGAAGTGGACACAATGGCGGACACAGTTCCCTTGGCATTAATCACCCGATGATGAAGCCGTGGCATTGGCATTACGATCAAGTGGATCTCAGCCAAGTGTCTACGTTCGAAGTGTGTTGTGACCCAACTTGGTCGACCTCGCCAAAAGCGACCGAAGAAGCGCTATTGGTTCTCAATGAAATGTGGAGTTGCGGCCAGAGAATTACCGCGATTGGCGGCAGCGATTCACACCTTGAGCCCCATGAACGAAATCCAAAAGCGAATGAGCCCTCTATCTACGGTGACCCATCAACTTTCGTTTACAGCCATGGCTTGAGCGGCGAAGGCATCTTGTCTGGTTTGCGTAATGGGCAAGTTTACCTAGAGCGCCGCTGTGGCCTGAAGTTTGACATCAACTTAGGCGACTTGCTACCGGGCAACGATTCTCAAGGTCAGCCACTAACATACCGAATCGCAGTCTCTGATTCAGAAAACCCTTACTACGCTGAGTGCGTGGTGGATGGTGAGATTGTTGAACGAATCGCTCTGAGTGATGAGCTGCAAAGTATCCATGTTGATGAGGGCTACCGTTGGTGTCGTGTCGATATTCGTCGTGGAGAGCTTTCTTTAGCATTAATCAACAGCACTCAACCTGCATCTGACGAACGTGAGTTTGAAGGCTGCATCAATGCCGTATTCGACGGTAAACAACCAGAATTTAACCAACCCCTAGTGCGTACTTGGGGAGAACTAATGGAGCGAGTGAGCCGTGATGAAGTTTAA